One Rhizophagus irregularis chromosome 5, complete sequence DNA window includes the following coding sequences:
- a CDS encoding Putative UTP--glucose-1-phosphate uridylyltransferase, translating into MSNQSTEKSSGSHHPQTLSAVDFHSATLGVAANTMKNELSRMAHTIQDMKSRRAFQNEMDNFFILFTRYLNEKSKGTKLNWDKVKEPSPEQIIPYKKIPKCDNPEYLNKLAVLKLNGGLGTTMGCIGPKSAIEVRDGMTFLDLSVRQIEYLNSKHDVNVPFILMNSFNTDEETKRIVHKYSSHKINILTFNQSRYPRINKESLLPMTRSPNADISQWYPPGHGDLFESMCNSGILDQLISEGKEYLFVSNVDNLGAVVDLNILQHMVESDTEFLMEVTDKTKADIKGGTLIDYEGTVRLLEVAQVPPEHMEEFKSIKKFRIFNTNNLWINLKAIKRINDEKEFNMEVIANSKTLESGEKVIQLETAVGAAIKHFKNAHGINVPRSRFLPVKSTSDLFLVTSDLYSLNHGELVMNPKRLFETVPLVKLGDEFKKVSNFLSRFQSIPGILELDHLTVTGDVRFGAGVTLKGTVIIVANHGSRIDIPPHSLLENKVVSGNLVLLEH; encoded by the exons ATGTCAAACCAATCAACCGAAAAAAGCAGCGGAAGCCACCATCCACAAACATTGTCTGCTGTG GATTTCCATAGTGCAACTTTAGGAGTTGCCGCTAATACTATGAAGAATGAATTGAGTAGGATGGCTCATACGATTCAAGATATGAAATCTCGTCGG gcttttcaaaatgaaatggacaatttctttattttattcactCGGTATTTGAATGAAAAGTCTAAAGGGACTAAATT gAATTGGGATAAGGTTAAGGAACCTAGCCCGGAACAAATTATTCCGTacaaaaaaataccaaaatgTGATAATCCTGAATATCTCAATAAATTGGCGGTTCTTAAGCTCAATGGTGGTCTTGGAACTACAATGGGTTGTATTGGTCCAAAAAGTGCCATTGAGGTTAGAGACGGAATGACATTCTTGGATCTTAGTGTCAGGCAAATCGag TATCTAAATAGTAAGCATGATGTCAACGTGCCTTTCATACTTATGAATTCTTTTAATACCGATGAAGAAACAAAACGCATCGTTCATAAATATTCGAgccataaaattaatattctcaCTTTCAATCAATCGCGTTATCCGAGAATTAACAAGGAATCTTTATTGCCTATGACCCGTTCTCCTAACGCTGATATAAGCCAATG GTATCCACCAGGTCACGGTGACTTGTTTGAGTCTATGTGTAACTCTGGAATATTGGATCAATTAATCTCCGAAGGAAAGGAATATCTTTTTGTTTCCAATGTCGATAATTTAGGTGCTGTAGTTGATCTAAATATTCTTCAGCACATGGTTGAATCAGATACCGAATTTCTTATGGAAGTAACTGATAAGACTAAAGCTGATATAAAAGGTGGTACGCTTATTGACTATGAAGGCACTGTTAGATTGCTTGAAGTTGCTCAAGTACCTCCTGAACATATGGAAGAATTTaagtctattaaaaaattcagaatCTTTAATACCAATAATTTATGGATAAATTTGAAAGCAATTAAACGTATTAATGATGAGAAAGAATTTAACATGGAGGTTATTGCTAATAGCAAAACGCTTGAATCTGGTGAAAAAGTTATCCAACTTGAAACTGCTGTTGGTGCTGCTATTAAGCATTTTAAAAATGCTCATGGTATCAATGTACCAAGAAGCCGTTTCTTGCCAGTTAAATCGACTTCGGATCTTTTCCTTGTCACATCtgatttatattctttaaatcatGGTGAACTCGTAATGAACCCTAAACGCCTTTTCGAAACTGTACCATTGGTAAAATTGGGTGATGAATTCAAGAAG gtATCGAACTTTTTATCAAGGTTTCAATCAATACCTGGTATCCTTGAATTGGATCATTTAACAGTGACTGGCGATGTCAGATTCGGAGCTGGCGTGACGCTTAAAGGAACTGTCATTATTGTAGCGAATCATGGTTCAAGAATTGATATTCCCCCACATTCCTTGCTCGAAAATAAAGTTGTTAGTGGTAACTTGGTGCTTTTGGAACATTGA
- a CDS encoding Elongation factor G mitochondrial, producing MIRIRAFKPFDRKFVSLTKSLNKKTVFCIRQYAKASVSSNDTLKDIDPAELKRLQKLRNIGISAHIDSGKTTLTERILYYTGRIKAIHEVRGKDGEGAKMDSMELERERGITIQSAATYCNWKWQDHGDYNINIIDTPGHVDFTIEVERALRVLDGAILVLCGVAGVQSQTITVDRQMRRYNVPRISFINKLDRVGANPFNIIDQVRQKLKITAAAIQIPIGLEDNLKGVVDLVKWKSVYNEGNRGESVIEKDIPENLIKFATEKRQELIETLVDVDDQLAEIYLNEENPTSQQLMDAIRRATIANKFTPVLMGSAFKNTGVQLVLNAVCAYLPNPSEVENNTLDINHKEAVVPLVPYVKKPFVGLAFKLEDGRFGQLTYIRVYQGALKKGAVVTNTKTSKKVKVPRLVRMHSNEMEDVDEVGAGEICALFGVECSSGDTFTDGTVAYSMTSMFVPDPVISLAISPKVKDAPNFSKALNKFQREDPTFCVTYDVESKETIISGMGELHLDIYVERMRREYNVDCITGKPRVAFRETITSKAKFDYTHKKQTGGAGQYGKIIGYIEPLPNVEDDKQQIPSFESRVVGGHIPSQFIPAVEKGFHDAIEKGGLIGHPVKDVRFVLLDGQYHAVDSSELAFRLAAQYAFREAFFKANPVVLEPIMNVSVIAPIEFQGTVIGNLNKRKGTIIDTDVHEDHFIVTVEVSLNSMFGYSSDLRSATQGKGEFTMEYKTHQAVLPHVQEELINEYKKRKATEK from the exons ATGATACGTATAAGGGCTTTTAAACCATTCGATAGAAAATTTGTCTCATTGACAAAGtcattgaataaaaaaactgTATTTTGTATAAGACAATATGCTAAGGCTAGTGTGAGCTCAAATGATACTCTAAAGGATATAGACCCTGCCGAATTG aaacgtCTTCAAAAACTTCGCAATATTGGTATCAGTGCGCATATTGATTCAGGGAAAACTACCTTGACAGAACGAATTCTATATTATACCGGaagaataaa AGCGATACATGAAGTTCGAGGAAAGGATGGTGAAGGAGCTAAAATGGATAGTATGGAATTGGAGAGGGAACGTGGTATCACTATCCAATCTGCTGCCACTTATTGTAATTGGAAATGGCAAGATCATGGGgattataatatcaatattattgaTACTCCAG ggCATGTTGATTTCACTATCGAAGTTGAACGTGCATTAAGAGTTCTTGATGGCGCTATTTTAGTTTTATGTGGTGTCGCTGGTGTTCAG AGTCAAACCATCACAGTTGACCGTCAGATGCGCCGTTACAATGTTCCCCGCATatcattcattaataaattggaTCG tGTTGGGGCAAATCCGTTCAACATAATTGACCAAGTCCggcaaaaattgaaaataactGCTGCTGCTATACAAATTCCAATCGGGCTTGAAGACAACCTAAAAGGTGTTGTCGATTTAGTAAAATGGAAATCCGTTTATAATGAAGGAAATCgcgg TGAATCAGttattgaaaaagatattccagagaatttaattaagtttGCTACAGAAAAACGGCAAGAATTAATTGAAACTCTCGTAGATGTTGATGACCAACTTGcagaaatttatttgaatgaGGAAAATCCAACCTCACAACAGCTAATG GATGCAATAAGACGTGCAACAATTGCAAATAAGTTTACACCTGTGTTAATGGGATCAGCATTTAAGAATACTGGAGTACAACTTGTACTGAATGCTGTATGTGCTTATCTTCCTAATCCTTCCGAAGTGGAGAATAATACTTTAGATATAAATCATAAAGAAGCTGTTGTTCCTCTTGTTCCTTATGTGAAAAAACCTTTTGTTGGTTTAGCCTTTAAGTTAGAAGATGGGAGATTTGGCCAGTTAACATATATAAGAGTTTACCAAGGAGCTTTAAAAAAAGGGGCTGTAGTTACCAATACAAAGACTTCAAAGAAAGTTAAAGTTCCAAGGCTTGTTCGTATGCATTCCAATGAAATGGAG GATGTAGATGAAGTTGGAGCTGGAGAAATATGCGCATTGTTTGGAGTTGAATGTTCCTCTGGTGATACATTTACTGATGGCACTGTTGCCTACTCTATG ACATCAATGTTTGTTCCGGACCCTGTAATTTCATTGGCAATTTCACCTAAAGTTAAAGATGctccaaatttttcaaaagcattaaataaatttcaacgTGAAGATCCAacattttgtgtaacatatgATGTGGAGAGTAAAGAAACTATTATATCGGGAATGGGAGAGTTACATTTAGACATTTATGTTGAACGTATGAGAAGAGAATATAACGTTGATTGTATAACTGGTAAGCCACGGGTGGCTTTTCGAGAAACTATAACATCAAAGGCTAAATTTGATTATACCCACAAGAAACAGACTGGTGGTGCAGGACAATATGGTAAAATCATTGGTTATATTGAACCTTTACCTAATGTTGAAGATGATAAACAACAAATACCCAGCTTTGAAAGTCGTGTTGTTGGTGGACATATTCCATCTCAATTTATTCCAGCCGTTGaaaag ggATTTCATGATGCAATAGAAAAGGGCGGATTAATCGGACATCCAGTAAAAGATGTTCGATTTGTTCTTTTGGATGGTCAATATCATGCAGTAGATTCTTCAGAACTCGCTTTTCGCCTAGCAGCACAATACGCGTTTCGAGAAGCATTTTTTAAAGCTAATCCTGTTGTATTAGAACCTATAATGAATGTATCAGTAATAGCACCAATAGAATTCCAAGGAACTGTCattggaaatttaaataagCGTAAGGGAACTATTATAGATACTGACGTACATGAAGATCATTTTATAGTTACTGTTGAAGTTTCCTTAAACAGCATGTTTGGCTATTCTAGTGATTTAAGAAGTGCTACACAg ggTAAAGGTGAATTTACTATGGAATATAAAACTCATCAAGCGGTTTTGCCACATGTACAggaagaattaattaatgaatataagaaaagaaaagcaactgaaaaataa